From Pontibacter actiniarum, a single genomic window includes:
- a CDS encoding oxidoreductase yields the protein MQKVRTALIAGASGLVGGHLLSLLLKSERYSQVISIGRHELPLIHPKLDQQVIDFDKMRGYAADLTADDVFCCLGTTIKKAGSKENFYKVDHTYVVQLAEITAQRGAVQFLVVSAMGADTGSMFFYNKTKGEMERDVQQQPFNALHFFRPSLLLGEREEHRGGEEFASKVMKPLSGLMVGPLEKYKPIEAETVAKAMLQAAREEKPGRHIHLSDDIAHVGAKL from the coding sequence ATGCAAAAAGTAAGAACCGCATTGATAGCCGGAGCCAGCGGGCTGGTAGGCGGGCACCTGCTCAGCCTACTGCTCAAGAGCGAACGCTATAGCCAAGTTATCTCCATCGGGCGCCACGAACTGCCGCTGATCCACCCTAAGCTGGACCAGCAGGTAATCGACTTTGACAAAATGCGGGGTTACGCCGCCGACCTGACCGCAGACGATGTTTTCTGCTGCCTGGGCACCACCATTAAGAAGGCAGGGTCCAAAGAGAACTTCTACAAAGTAGACCACACGTATGTGGTGCAGTTAGCCGAGATAACTGCCCAGCGGGGAGCCGTGCAGTTCCTGGTCGTTTCGGCGATGGGTGCCGATACCGGCTCGATGTTCTTCTACAACAAAACCAAAGGCGAGATGGAGCGCGATGTACAGCAGCAGCCTTTTAACGCCCTCCATTTTTTCCGTCCGTCGCTGCTGCTCGGGGAGCGCGAGGAGCACCGGGGCGGTGAGGAGTTCGCTTCCAAAGTGATGAAACCACTGAGCGGGCTCATGGTCGGGCCGCTGGAAAAGTATAAGCCCATAGAGGCCGAGACGGTGGCCAAGGCCATGCTGCAGGCGGCCAGGGAGGAGAAGCCAGGCAGGCATATCCACCTCTCCGATGACATTGCCCACGTAGGCGCCAAACTTTAG
- a CDS encoding SAM-dependent methyltransferase, with translation MAKQQLQHVFPKALQYDPTWVRKHSMGENVLFNLESLTKSLELRPGMRVLDLGCGKAISSIFLAREFGVTVYAVDEAVSASGNYQRICHAGCADKVIPLEADARALPFAEEFFDAVIVVDSYTYFGTDEKYLPYIARFIKPGGCIAIVDVCFTQEVETLEQVPDFLRQDYQHYWYFIHSIAWWRRLWEKTGLVQIEAAEELAEADLVREHYIRDYEQQQEEDPFAKALQLDQQGFISFFKLIGRRTRKSAYLQDYKAEGKK, from the coding sequence ATGGCCAAACAGCAACTACAACATGTTTTCCCGAAGGCACTGCAGTACGACCCGACGTGGGTGCGAAAGCACTCCATGGGCGAGAATGTGCTCTTCAACCTCGAAAGCCTCACCAAATCGCTGGAGCTGAGGCCGGGCATGCGTGTGCTGGACCTGGGCTGCGGCAAAGCCATTAGCTCTATCTTTCTGGCCCGGGAGTTCGGCGTAACGGTGTATGCCGTGGACGAGGCCGTATCGGCCAGCGGCAACTACCAGCGCATCTGCCACGCGGGCTGCGCAGACAAAGTGATTCCGTTGGAGGCCGATGCCCGCGCCTTGCCCTTTGCCGAGGAGTTTTTCGATGCCGTGATTGTGGTGGACTCCTATACCTATTTCGGCACCGACGAGAAGTACCTCCCCTACATCGCCCGCTTCATCAAGCCCGGCGGCTGCATCGCCATCGTGGACGTGTGCTTTACCCAGGAGGTAGAAACGCTGGAGCAGGTGCCGGACTTTCTGCGGCAGGACTACCAGCACTACTGGTACTTTATCCATAGTATAGCTTGGTGGCGCAGGCTCTGGGAGAAGACGGGGCTGGTGCAGATAGAGGCCGCCGAGGAGTTAGCCGAGGCCGACCTGGTGCGGGAACACTACATCCGGGACTACGAGCAGCAACAGGAGGAAGACCCGTTCGCCAAAGCGCTGCAGCTTGACCAGCAAGGCTTTATCTCTTTCTTTAAACTGATAGGCCGCCGCACCCGAAAATCGGCGTACCTGCAAGACTACAAAGCCGAGGGTAAAAAGTAG
- a CDS encoding succinylglutamate desuccinylase/aspartoacylase family protein, whose product MPETIVINGRSIDRGEKVLTKLVISKLPSGTVIEIPVYVFRSVHDGPVVLLMAGMHGDEVNGTEIIRRMLSKKMLYPLKGTIIAVPVLNIYGFLNFSREVPDGKDVNRSFPGNRDGSLASRVAHRFMKEVLPYVDYGLDFHTGGSSRANYPQIRCVLSDHKNAELANAFAPPFIMNAPYRQGSLRKEAGKLGKSILVYETGESLRFDEKGINLGIEGTCRVLHHLGMMANFNEPTEPTVVCMKDIWLRAKNAGLWRTFISIGEHVKKNQHIGSITDPYGEMEVRLNAPATGYVIGLNNMPVVNQGDALLHISF is encoded by the coding sequence ATGCCCGAAACCATTGTTATCAACGGTAGAAGTATAGACCGTGGAGAGAAGGTGCTGACAAAGCTGGTGATCAGCAAGCTGCCAAGCGGCACCGTCATTGAAATACCCGTGTATGTTTTCCGCTCGGTGCACGATGGGCCGGTGGTCCTGCTGATGGCCGGCATGCATGGCGACGAAGTGAACGGCACCGAGATTATTCGGCGCATGCTTTCCAAGAAGATGCTTTACCCGCTTAAGGGTACTATCATTGCCGTGCCGGTGCTCAACATCTATGGCTTCCTGAATTTCTCCCGGGAGGTGCCGGACGGCAAGGACGTCAACCGCAGCTTCCCGGGCAACCGCGACGGGTCACTGGCCAGCCGTGTGGCCCACCGCTTTATGAAAGAGGTACTGCCTTACGTGGACTACGGCCTGGATTTCCATACCGGGGGCTCCAGCCGCGCCAATTACCCGCAGATACGCTGTGTGCTCAGCGACCATAAGAACGCCGAGCTGGCCAATGCCTTCGCGCCACCGTTTATCATGAATGCGCCTTACCGGCAGGGCTCGCTGCGCAAGGAGGCCGGCAAGCTGGGCAAGTCCATACTAGTGTATGAAACCGGTGAGTCGCTGCGCTTTGATGAGAAGGGCATTAACCTGGGGATAGAGGGTACCTGCCGCGTGCTGCACCACCTGGGGATGATGGCCAACTTTAACGAGCCAACGGAGCCTACGGTGGTCTGCATGAAGGATATATGGCTGCGGGCCAAGAACGCGGGTCTGTGGCGCACGTTCATCAGTATCGGCGAGCACGTGAAGAAGAACCAGCACATTGGCAGTATCACAGACCCTTACGGGGAGATGGAGGTACGCCTGAACGCACCGGCCACAGGCTATGTCATCGGCCTTAACAACATGCCGGTGGTAAACCAGGGCGACGCGCTGCTGCACATTTCGTTTTAA
- the rimK gene encoding 30S ribosomal protein S6--L-glutamate ligase yields MKIAILSRNPKLYSTRRLVEAAEQRGHEAVVLDHLRCDLVIEQGDPHILYKGERLNDIDAIIPRIGASVTFYGTAVVRQFEMMKVRSAVDSQAIVRSRDKLRSLQILGRAGLGMPKTAFTNYSKETSELVKEVGGAPLVIKLLEGTQGLGVVLAETRKAAESVIEAFHNLKARIIVQEFISEAGGADIRAFVVNGEVVGAMKRQGKEGEFRSNLHRGGKAQLIKLSRQEKAAALLAAKSLGLGIAGVDLLQSKRGPLILEVNSSPGLEGIEKATQKDLAGKIIEYVESLPVKKNSKKKVSE; encoded by the coding sequence ATGAAGATTGCTATTCTCTCCCGCAACCCCAAGCTGTACTCCACCCGCCGGTTGGTGGAGGCGGCGGAACAGCGGGGGCACGAGGCTGTAGTTCTGGACCACCTGCGTTGCGACCTTGTGATCGAGCAGGGCGACCCGCACATCCTGTACAAGGGCGAACGCCTGAACGATATTGATGCGATCATTCCGCGTATTGGTGCCTCCGTTACCTTTTACGGCACGGCCGTGGTGCGCCAGTTCGAGATGATGAAGGTGCGAAGCGCCGTAGACTCACAGGCCATCGTACGCTCCCGCGATAAGCTGCGCTCGCTGCAGATACTGGGGCGTGCCGGGCTGGGGATGCCCAAGACAGCCTTTACCAACTACTCCAAAGAAACATCGGAGCTGGTGAAGGAAGTAGGCGGTGCGCCGCTGGTGATCAAGCTGCTGGAGGGCACCCAGGGGCTGGGTGTGGTGCTGGCGGAAACCCGCAAAGCCGCCGAGTCGGTGATAGAGGCTTTCCACAACCTGAAGGCGCGCATTATCGTGCAGGAGTTTATCTCTGAGGCCGGTGGAGCCGATATCCGTGCCTTTGTGGTGAACGGAGAGGTGGTAGGTGCCATGAAGCGACAGGGCAAGGAGGGCGAGTTCCGCTCCAACCTGCACCGTGGTGGCAAAGCCCAGCTCATTAAACTGAGCCGCCAGGAGAAAGCGGCCGCCCTGCTGGCGGCCAAGTCGCTGGGCCTCGGCATTGCCGGCGTGGACCTGCTGCAGTCGAAACGCGGCCCGCTGATACTGGAGGTAAACTCCTCGCCGGGCCTGGAGGGCATCGAGAAAGCCACGCAAAAGGACCTGGCAGGTAAGATTATAGAATATGTGGAGAGCCTGCCCGTGAAGAAGAACTCTAAGAAGAAAGTGAGCGAGTAG
- a CDS encoding ATP-dependent zinc protease has product MREEKTNKPKPEKLLIGRRELVSFPELDIEEIEAKIDTGAFTSAIHCSDIHEELRPDGSKVICLDLLDPSHPQYNHKKLEFTEYDLREIKSSNGEKQERFVIRTRIKLFEAEIEAEFSLSDRSDMKYPVLLGRKLLKGRFVVDVAKKNLAHKYKIKHKQK; this is encoded by the coding sequence ATGAGAGAGGAAAAAACAAACAAACCCAAGCCGGAAAAGCTGCTGATCGGGCGGCGGGAGCTGGTCTCCTTTCCGGAGCTGGACATAGAGGAAATAGAGGCGAAGATAGACACAGGCGCCTTTACATCGGCCATCCATTGCTCTGACATACATGAGGAGCTGCGCCCGGACGGGAGCAAGGTGATCTGCCTGGACCTGCTGGACCCGTCGCACCCGCAGTATAACCACAAGAAGCTGGAGTTTACCGAGTATGACCTGCGTGAAATTAAAAGCTCCAATGGCGAAAAGCAGGAGCGCTTCGTTATCAGGACCAGGATCAAGCTTTTTGAGGCGGAGATTGAGGCGGAGTTCTCGCTATCGGACCGCAGCGACATGAAGTACCCGGTTTTGCTGGGCCGCAAGCTGCTCAAAGGCCGTTTTGTGGTGGATGTGGCCAAGAAGAACCTGGCGCACAAGTATAAGATCAAACACAAACAGAAATAA
- a CDS encoding PQQ-dependent sugar dehydrogenase → MKDLLRLLCLGITLTAISTGCSSDNSANDATKTGPTETEQAAGERTGANLPTGPIDKDLQRIKLPEGFRIDYYAKDVENARSMAMSESGILFVGTRSNDKVFAVVDQNNDGKADEVVEVASGLNSPNGVAIRNGDLYVAEINRVIKYPNIEQAFRNKPKYEVVNDDFPSDAHHGWKYIAFGPDDKLYVPVGAPCNICKSEKPIYASITRMNPDGSGLEIYAEGVRNTVGFDWNPETGNLYFTDNGRDMLGDNLPPDELNRATEKGQHFGYPYCHAGEIADPEFGKQRDCSEFVAPVQKLNPHAASLGMKFYTGSMFPQEYKNDIFVAEHGSWNRSQKIGYRVMLATTDGSGNVTGYKPFAEGWLQGEEDWGRPVDVLVMDDGSLLVSDDKNNAIYRITYAQ, encoded by the coding sequence ATGAAGGATCTATTGCGCCTGCTGTGCCTTGGCATAACCCTCACGGCAATCAGCACAGGCTGTTCCTCTGACAACTCAGCCAACGACGCTACCAAAACAGGACCAACCGAAACAGAGCAGGCCGCCGGTGAGCGCACTGGCGCAAACTTGCCCACAGGGCCTATCGATAAAGACCTCCAGCGTATAAAGCTGCCGGAGGGCTTCCGCATCGACTACTATGCCAAAGACGTGGAAAACGCCCGCTCCATGGCCATGAGCGAGTCCGGGATACTGTTTGTGGGCACCCGCAGCAACGACAAGGTGTTTGCGGTGGTTGACCAGAACAACGATGGCAAAGCCGATGAAGTAGTGGAGGTGGCCTCCGGCCTGAACTCCCCGAACGGGGTGGCCATCCGAAACGGTGACCTGTACGTGGCCGAGATCAACCGCGTGATCAAATACCCGAACATAGAGCAGGCGTTCCGCAACAAACCCAAGTACGAGGTGGTGAACGATGACTTCCCGAGCGATGCGCACCACGGCTGGAAGTACATCGCCTTTGGCCCGGACGACAAACTGTACGTGCCGGTGGGGGCGCCCTGCAACATCTGCAAATCAGAGAAGCCGATCTACGCCAGCATCACCCGCATGAACCCGGATGGCTCCGGCCTCGAGATCTACGCCGAAGGCGTGCGCAACACCGTGGGCTTTGACTGGAACCCCGAAACGGGCAACCTGTACTTTACCGACAACGGCCGCGATATGCTGGGCGACAACCTTCCGCCCGATGAGCTGAACCGGGCGACGGAGAAGGGCCAGCACTTTGGCTACCCTTACTGCCACGCCGGTGAGATTGCCGACCCTGAGTTTGGCAAGCAGCGCGATTGCAGTGAGTTTGTGGCCCCTGTGCAAAAGCTGAACCCGCACGCGGCCTCCCTGGGCATGAAGTTCTACACGGGCAGTATGTTTCCGCAGGAGTACAAGAACGATATCTTCGTGGCGGAGCACGGCTCCTGGAACCGCTCCCAGAAAATCGGTTACCGTGTTATGCTGGCCACAACCGATGGCAGCGGCAACGTAACGGGCTACAAGCCTTTTGCCGAAGGGTGGCTGCAGGGCGAGGAGGACTGGGGCCGGCCGGTGGACGTGCTGGTGATGGACGACGGCTCGCTGCTGGTGTCAGACGATAAGAACAATGCCATTTACCGCATTACGTACGCGCAGTAG
- a CDS encoding alpha/beta fold hydrolase gives MPFLLHDRSKLHYRVIGRGSRVLLAFHGYGQSSSYYLPMEKALGEDYTIYAFDLFYHGQSHLHKHNMPLTKEFLAAFVTHFLEKQGIERFSLMGFSMGGKFALTLVEQMPQRIQELFLIAPDGIKTSFWYNIATYPGWLQQLFKRTVLKPEPFFKMLQVLSKYNLVHKSLLRFAHYQMDSTPKRLRVYRSWIGFRDLNFDIRRIVSLLNQHKVPVLMFLGEYDEIISPKRVAVFVDALEQGELVMLKTGHSHLLQEVADMLHAKRSG, from the coding sequence GTGCCATTTCTCCTACACGACAGGTCTAAGCTGCACTACCGCGTGATCGGGCGCGGCAGCCGTGTGCTGCTGGCTTTCCATGGCTACGGGCAGAGCAGCAGCTATTACCTGCCGATGGAAAAGGCGCTGGGCGAGGACTACACGATCTATGCCTTCGACCTGTTCTACCACGGGCAGAGCCACCTGCACAAGCACAACATGCCGCTCACCAAGGAGTTTCTGGCAGCCTTTGTAACGCATTTCCTCGAAAAGCAGGGCATTGAGCGCTTCTCGCTGATGGGCTTCAGCATGGGCGGCAAGTTCGCCCTGACGCTGGTGGAGCAGATGCCGCAGCGCATACAGGAGCTCTTCCTGATTGCCCCGGACGGTATCAAAACAAGCTTCTGGTACAACATTGCCACTTACCCGGGCTGGCTGCAGCAGCTCTTTAAACGGACGGTGCTGAAGCCGGAGCCGTTTTTTAAAATGCTCCAGGTGCTCAGCAAGTATAACTTAGTGCACAAGAGCCTGCTCCGCTTTGCCCATTACCAGATGGACAGCACACCGAAGCGCCTGCGCGTGTACCGCAGCTGGATCGGCTTCCGCGACCTGAACTTTGACATCCGCAGAATCGTGTCGCTGCTTAACCAGCACAAAGTGCCGGTGCTGATGTTTCTGGGGGAGTATGACGAGATCATTTCGCCGAAGCGGGTGGCCGTGTTTGTGGATGCGCTGGAGCAGGGAGAGCTGGTGATGCTGAAAACGGGGCACTCACACCTGTTGCAGGAGGTGGCGGACATGCTGCACGCGAAGCGGTCGGGCTAA
- a CDS encoding DUF502 domain-containing protein gives MKTLIRYFLNGLLIIAPIALTIFIVVGIIDWLDSMFDLGIPGLGILLMVVLLTLVGFIGSSFFVKPFLVVTERLLHKVPLVSIIYSSIKDLFDAFVGDNQKFNKPVMVKMAEDSDNHKLGFVTQDALLQLNIEDKVAVYFPHSYNFSGELFLVPRRNVVYLDLPSSEVMKFIVSGGVSRL, from the coding sequence ATGAAAACCCTTATCCGCTACTTTCTAAACGGACTTCTCATTATTGCCCCTATCGCCCTCACTATCTTTATTGTGGTGGGCATTATTGATTGGCTGGACAGCATGTTTGACCTGGGCATACCCGGTTTGGGAATTCTGCTGATGGTGGTGTTGCTGACACTTGTCGGCTTTATCGGCTCCTCCTTCTTTGTGAAGCCGTTTCTGGTGGTAACGGAGCGCCTGCTGCATAAGGTGCCGCTCGTGAGCATTATCTACTCCAGCATTAAAGACCTCTTTGACGCCTTTGTGGGCGATAACCAAAAATTCAACAAGCCGGTCATGGTGAAGATGGCAGAGGACTCCGACAACCACAAGCTCGGCTTTGTGACACAGGATGCCCTGCTGCAGCTGAATATCGAGGATAAGGTGGCCGTATACTTCCCGCACTCCTACAACTTCTCCGGAGAACTGTTCCTGGTGCCCAGGCGCAACGTGGTGTACCTTGACCTGCCGAGCTCGGAGGTGATGAAGTTCATTGTGTCCGGTGGCGTGTCGAGGCTGTAG
- a CDS encoding 4-hydroxy-3-methylbut-2-enyl diphosphate reductase: MNVTIDKNSGYCFGVEFAIQMAEDEMEGCEELYCLGDIVHNSMEVKRLYEKGLRIIDREQLQELRDCKVLIRAHGEPPETYKLALENNIELIDASCPVVLKLQNRVKHAFDKGLPDNAQVVIYGQVGHAEVIGLAGQTRDEAIIVTTEEDLDKIDFTRPVTLFSQTTKSTKGFYHIKSLIEERLQQANQDSTAVPEFDANDSICRQVSNREPQLARFSTEHDVIVFVSGKKSSNGKALYSVCKQHNPSSYFVESEEELQEEWFTNASSVGVCGATSTPMWLMEQVATSITAFEAEQV, translated from the coding sequence ATGAACGTAACCATAGACAAGAACTCCGGCTACTGTTTCGGTGTGGAGTTTGCCATACAGATGGCCGAGGACGAAATGGAGGGATGCGAAGAGCTGTATTGCCTCGGAGATATCGTGCACAACAGCATGGAGGTGAAGCGCCTCTACGAGAAGGGCCTGCGCATCATAGACAGGGAGCAGCTGCAGGAGCTCCGCGATTGCAAGGTGCTCATCCGTGCCCACGGCGAGCCGCCGGAAACCTATAAGCTGGCGCTGGAGAACAACATCGAACTGATCGACGCCTCCTGCCCGGTGGTGCTGAAGCTGCAGAACCGCGTAAAGCACGCGTTTGACAAAGGCTTGCCCGACAACGCGCAGGTGGTGATTTACGGCCAGGTTGGCCATGCCGAGGTTATCGGTTTGGCCGGGCAGACACGCGACGAGGCCATTATTGTAACCACGGAGGAAGACCTGGACAAGATCGACTTTACCCGCCCGGTAACGCTCTTCAGCCAGACCACCAAGAGCACCAAGGGCTTTTACCACATCAAGTCGCTGATAGAGGAGCGCCTGCAGCAAGCCAACCAGGATAGCACCGCGGTGCCTGAGTTTGACGCCAACGACAGCATCTGCCGGCAGGTGTCTAACCGTGAGCCGCAGCTGGCCCGGTTCTCCACAGAGCACGACGTGATTGTGTTTGTGAGCGGGAAGAAAAGCTCCAACGGAAAGGCCCTGTATAGCGTATGTAAGCAGCACAACCCCAGCAGCTACTTTGTGGAAAGCGAGGAGGAACTACAGGAGGAGTGGTTCACGAACGCCAGCAGTGTGGGTGTTTGCGGGGCAACCTCTACGCCGATGTGGCTGATGGAGCAGGTCGCGACAAGTATAACCGCCTTCGAGGCAGAGCAAGTGTAA
- the cmk gene encoding (d)CMP kinase, which translates to MKKIVIALDGYSSCGKSTTAKLVAADLGYAYIDTGAMYRAVTLYFLEHHVSLTNPREIREALDSIDVEFHYNPKKKRNEVYLNGLNVEDEIRKMYVSNQVSEVSVIPEVRRAMVAQQQKMGKKRGVVMDGRDIGTAVFPDAEVKVFMTADVETRTKRRQVELLEKKQLVNLDEIRDNLLKRDLIDSTRAESPLRQAEDAHLLDTTHMTIDEQVDFVLERVTSQLLKNEFAAQQN; encoded by the coding sequence ATGAAGAAAATTGTAATCGCGCTCGACGGGTATTCCTCATGCGGTAAAAGCACCACGGCCAAACTTGTGGCTGCCGATCTTGGTTATGCTTACATAGATACCGGGGCCATGTACCGAGCGGTTACATTGTATTTTCTGGAGCACCATGTGTCGCTGACTAACCCCAGGGAAATCAGGGAGGCGCTGGATAGCATCGACGTTGAATTCCACTACAACCCCAAGAAGAAGCGCAACGAAGTATACCTGAACGGCCTGAACGTGGAGGATGAGATACGCAAGATGTATGTCTCTAACCAGGTAAGCGAAGTGAGCGTGATACCGGAGGTGCGGCGCGCCATGGTAGCCCAGCAGCAGAAGATGGGCAAGAAGCGCGGCGTGGTGATGGACGGACGCGATATCGGCACAGCTGTTTTCCCGGATGCGGAGGTGAAGGTCTTTATGACGGCCGATGTGGAGACGCGCACCAAGCGGCGCCAGGTCGAGCTGCTCGAGAAAAAGCAGCTGGTGAACCTGGACGAGATCAGGGACAACCTGCTGAAGCGCGACCTGATAGACTCTACGCGCGCCGAGAGCCCGTTGCGCCAGGCCGAGGATGCGCACCTGCTCGACACGACGCACATGACCATAGATGAGCAGGTGGATTTTGTGCTGGAGCGCGTGACATCGCAGCTCCTGAAAAATGAGTTTGCAGCACAACAGAACTGA
- the ade gene encoding adenine deaminase encodes MHTDFSVSGRIIDIHTNAIYEGTVHVSNGRISKIVREATGKSNYILPGFVDAHVHVESSMLVPCEFARLAVPHGTIATVSDPHEIGNVLGIEGVEYMVENGKKVPFKFYFGAPSCVPATPFETAGAEITAADIEKLFQRDEIKYLAEMMNWPGVLNRDPQVMEKIELAKKYGKAVDGHAPGLMGEQAARYASAGITTDHECFTAEEALDKLAVGMKILIREGSAAKNFEALIPLLPQHYPNIMFCSDDKHPDNLVEGHINLLVKRALAKGNDLFHVLRAACLNPVEHYKLEVGLLREGDAADFILIDNPENFNVLATYINGELVAEQGKSNITFSPSEEINNFNTDVKVAQQFEVPLGAAQKVRVIEAFDGQLITKEGWATPNVRNGFVESDVAQDVLKIAVVNRYENSIPAVAFIKNVGLQEGAIASSVGHDSHNIIAVGVDDESIAKAVNLIIGAKGGVAAVGMGKEQLLPLPVAGIMSAQDGYKVAEAYSAIDRMSKEMGSKLASPFMTLSFMALLVIPSLKLSDKGLFNGDTFQFVPVAE; translated from the coding sequence ATGCACACTGATTTCTCCGTCTCCGGACGCATCATCGATATACATACCAATGCAATTTACGAAGGCACGGTTCATGTGTCAAACGGGCGGATTTCTAAAATAGTTCGGGAGGCCACAGGCAAGTCCAACTACATCCTGCCCGGCTTTGTGGATGCCCACGTACACGTGGAAAGCTCCATGCTGGTGCCCTGCGAGTTTGCCCGCCTGGCGGTGCCCCACGGCACCATCGCCACTGTGTCGGACCCGCACGAGATCGGCAACGTGCTGGGCATAGAAGGCGTGGAGTACATGGTGGAGAACGGCAAAAAAGTACCGTTCAAGTTTTACTTCGGGGCTCCCTCCTGCGTGCCGGCCACACCGTTTGAGACAGCCGGCGCAGAGATAACGGCTGCCGACATCGAAAAATTATTCCAGCGGGACGAGATCAAGTACTTGGCCGAGATGATGAACTGGCCCGGTGTGCTAAACCGCGACCCGCAGGTGATGGAGAAGATAGAGCTGGCCAAGAAGTACGGCAAAGCCGTGGACGGGCACGCCCCCGGGCTGATGGGGGAGCAGGCGGCCCGGTACGCCTCCGCCGGCATCACCACCGATCACGAGTGCTTTACCGCCGAAGAGGCGCTGGACAAGCTGGCGGTGGGCATGAAGATCCTCATCCGCGAGGGCAGCGCCGCCAAGAACTTCGAGGCCCTGATCCCGCTGCTGCCGCAGCATTACCCCAACATCATGTTCTGCTCCGACGATAAGCACCCGGACAACCTGGTGGAGGGCCACATTAACCTGCTGGTGAAACGGGCGCTGGCCAAGGGCAACGATTTGTTCCACGTGCTGCGGGCCGCCTGCCTCAACCCGGTGGAGCATTACAAGCTGGAGGTTGGCCTGCTCCGCGAAGGCGATGCCGCCGACTTTATACTTATAGACAACCCGGAAAACTTTAACGTGCTGGCGACCTACATCAACGGTGAGCTGGTGGCGGAGCAGGGCAAGTCGAACATCACTTTCAGCCCAAGCGAGGAGATCAACAACTTTAACACAGACGTGAAGGTGGCGCAGCAGTTTGAGGTGCCCCTGGGCGCGGCGCAGAAGGTACGCGTGATCGAGGCGTTTGACGGGCAGCTGATCACCAAGGAGGGCTGGGCCACACCAAATGTGCGCAACGGCTTTGTTGAGTCGGATGTGGCGCAGGACGTTCTGAAGATCGCCGTTGTGAACCGGTACGAGAACAGCATTCCGGCCGTGGCCTTCATCAAGAACGTTGGTTTGCAGGAAGGCGCCATTGCCTCTTCCGTGGGCCACGACTCGCACAATATTATTGCCGTGGGCGTGGATGATGAGAGCATCGCCAAGGCCGTGAACCTCATCATCGGGGCCAAAGGAGGCGTAGCTGCCGTGGGTATGGGCAAAGAGCAGCTGCTGCCGCTGCCGGTGGCGGGCATCATGTCGGCACAGGATGGCTACAAAGTGGCCGAGGCTTACTCTGCCATCGACCGCATGAGCAAAGAGATGGGCAGCAAGCTTGCCTCGCCGTTCATGACGCTCTCCTTTATGGCGCTGCTCGTAATCCCATCGCTCAAGCTCAGCGACAAGGGCCTTTTCAACGGCGACACGTTCCAGTTCGTGCCTGTGGCCGAATAG
- a CDS encoding response regulator, with the protein MRKLSGVLLIDDDDTTNFLNQRLLDRMQVTDNVRTFVNGKQAFDYLYNVSNNNYEAESKNYFKPELIFLDINMPVMDGFEMLDLYERLDQSFRKHIVMVVLTTSTHPQDTANSRKYNAEYITKPLTAEKVSGLLEKHFEDTQESEDA; encoded by the coding sequence ATGAGAAAATTATCTGGCGTTCTGCTTATTGACGACGATGATACAACGAACTTTCTGAATCAGCGCCTGCTCGACAGGATGCAGGTAACAGACAACGTTCGCACCTTCGTTAACGGTAAGCAAGCCTTCGATTACCTATATAACGTTAGCAACAATAATTACGAAGCAGAGAGTAAGAACTACTTTAAGCCGGAGCTGATTTTCCTGGATATCAACATGCCGGTGATGGATGGCTTCGAGATGCTTGACCTGTACGAGCGCCTGGACCAGAGCTTTCGCAAACATATTGTGATGGTGGTGCTTACCACCTCCACGCACCCGCAGGATACGGCTAACTCGCGAAAGTACAATGCCGAGTATATCACCAAACCCCTGACAGCTGAGAAGGTGAGCGGGCTGCTGGAAAAGCATTTCGAGGATACGCAGGAAAGCGAGGACGCGTAA